The Candidatus Zixiibacteriota bacterium genome window below encodes:
- a CDS encoding leucine-rich repeat domain-containing protein has protein sequence MLSRPKFTLITIVAFLMPWIMVSCSGSGGGVDNDEPEDTTPPSSISDLHVTVVTTNSIALQWTSPGNDGNAGCASEYDLRAAYDSITVQTFSAAHHIDSIVAPLPAGMEQSTVIDSLQPDTKYYFAIKTRDWEGNWSAISNVTSARCHGDTTVEFPDTALNRIIREIIGKPTGDIRKSDLTAVSRIEAADGNIADLTGIEHCPVMAYLFLQRNHITSLDPIAGLIMMVEVNFGGNNISDVTPLSGLTSLVQLELVQNPITDIGSLSGLSNLRVVRLRETQVTDYSSLFGLPSLQELDIATNNLGDIAFVQNFSHLKVLSLASNNITSIAPLSGLTTLENLGLTFNQISDLSALTGLVNLKELSLQYNWFSDIQPLVNNTGLGAGDIIYISHNSLSQYSVDSLIPKLEARGVTVYH, from the coding sequence ATGCTTTCGAGACCGAAATTTACACTCATCACAATCGTGGCATTTCTGATGCCGTGGATCATGGTGTCATGCTCGGGTTCCGGCGGCGGGGTGGACAACGACGAACCTGAGGACACGACACCGCCCTCGTCCATCAGCGACCTACATGTCACCGTTGTCACCACCAATTCGATAGCGCTCCAATGGACATCACCCGGCAATGACGGCAACGCCGGTTGTGCCAGCGAGTATGATCTGCGCGCGGCATACGACAGCATCACGGTGCAGACCTTCAGCGCCGCCCACCATATTGACAGCATTGTGGCGCCGTTACCCGCCGGTATGGAACAGTCGACGGTGATCGACAGCCTGCAACCCGATACCAAGTATTACTTTGCCATCAAGACACGGGACTGGGAAGGGAACTGGAGCGCGATATCGAACGTCACCAGCGCCAGGTGTCACGGCGACACCACAGTGGAGTTTCCGGACACGGCCCTTAATCGGATCATTCGCGAGATCATCGGGAAACCTACGGGCGACATAAGGAAGTCGGACCTGACGGCCGTCTCACGAATCGAAGCGGCAGACGGTAATATCGCCGATCTGACCGGGATCGAGCATTGTCCCGTCATGGCGTACCTGTTCCTCCAGAGGAATCATATTACAAGTCTGGATCCGATCGCCGGCCTGATCATGATGGTGGAAGTCAATTTTGGCGGCAACAACATCAGCGATGTTACCCCGCTGAGCGGGCTGACCAGCCTGGTGCAGTTGGAACTGGTTCAAAATCCGATCACCGATATTGGTTCGTTGTCCGGACTGTCCAACCTTCGGGTGGTTCGATTGAGAGAGACCCAGGTGACCGATTATTCATCCCTCTTCGGACTGCCGTCGTTGCAGGAACTCGATATCGCGACCAATAACCTCGGTGATATTGCGTTCGTCCAGAATTTCAGCCATTTGAAAGTCCTGAGTCTGGCCAGCAATAATATCACAAGTATTGCCCCTCTTTCCGGGTTGACCACATTGGAAAACCTTGGCCTGACCTTTAATCAGATATCTGACTTGAGTGCTCTGACTGGACTGGTGAATCTGAAGGAACTAAGCCTGCAGTACAATTGGTTTTCCGATATACAGCCACTGGTGAATAACACGGGGCTGGGGGCCGGCGATATAATCTACATCAGCCACAACAGCCTGTCGCAGTACTCAGTCGACTCGCTCATCCCGAAGCTCGAAGCGCGCGGGGTAACGGTCTATCACTGA